A DNA window from Odocoileus virginianus isolate 20LAN1187 ecotype Illinois unplaced genomic scaffold, Ovbor_1.2 Unplaced_Scaffold_5, whole genome shotgun sequence contains the following coding sequences:
- the MFSD10 gene encoding major facilitator superfamily domain-containing protein 10 isoform X3, whose product MGCGAGGSCTPRPPIRPPAPETRVVAVVFLGLLLDLLAFTMLLPLLPGLLESHGRAHDPLYGSWQRGVDWFAAAIGMPAEKRYNSVLFGGLIGSVFSLLQFLSAPLTGAVSDCLGRRPGMLLSLAGVATSYAVWAASKSFAAFLASRVIGGISKGNVSLCTAIVADLGSPSARSKGMSSGWLFLWASPWAPHWAPSCPRRQCPGWPCSSPSRTCCSSGASCQRRCPRRSGAWQPARPGPGLLPLPLPVLGPGVHAQLPGAPALPVQQGRTGEDVFLHRSHHGHYPGRLRPADPPWQGDRGCEAGHPAARPCLAPCRLGTHTSPAGPGAAALRLGRSRRGPLPVLRGRRLWLAPAEGHGHGHAAESGRPGQGRGPRGGRLSVLAGRCPRLLHRVRCALPAPILRPADPEPPSADTQGRVAGPPLAVV is encoded by the exons ATGGGCTGCGGAGCCGGCGGGAGCTGCACGCCGCGCCCGCCCATCCGCCCGCCGGCACCAGAAACCCGCGTGGTCGCTGTGGTCTTCCTCGGCCTCCTGCTGGACCTCCTGGCCTTCACCATGCTGCTGCCCCTACTGCCTGGGCTGCTGGAGAGCCATGGCCGTGCCCAC GACCCCCTCTACGGCTCCTGGCAGCGCGGGGTGGACTGGTTTGCAGCAGCCATAGGAATGCCAGCAGAGAAGAGGTACAACAGCGTCCTGTTCGGAG GTCTGATCGGCTCCGTGTTCTCACTCCTGCAGTTCCTCTCGGCACCGCTCACCGGGGCCGTGTCTGACTGCCTGGGGAGGCGCCCGGGGATGCTGCTGTCCCTG GCAGGTGTGGCCACCTCGTACGCAGTGTGGGCTGCCTCGAAGAGCTTTGCGGCCTTCCTGGCCTCCAGGGTGATAGGCGGCATCAGCAAGGGGAACGTTAGCCTCTGCACCGCCATTGTTGCTGACCTGGGCTCACCATCTGCCCGCAGCAAGGGCATG TCATCGGGGTGGCTTTTTCTTTGGGCTTCACCCTGGGCCCCACACTGGGCGCCTTCTTGCCCTCGGAGACAGTGCCCTGGCTGGCCCTGCTCTTCGCCATCTCGGACCTGCTGTTCATCTGGTGCTTCTTGCCAGAGACGCTGCCCCCGGAGAAGCGG GGCTTGGCAGCCTGCGAGGCCTGGGCCTGGTCTACTGCCTCTACCTCTTCCTGTTCTCGGGCCTGGAGTTCACGCTCAGCTTCCTGGTGCACCAGCGCTTCCAGTTCAGCAG GGTAGAACAGGGGAAGATGTTTTTCTTCATCGGTCTCACCATGGCCACTATCCAGGGCGCCTACGCCCGGCGGATCCGCCCTGGCAGGGAGATCGCGGCTGTGAAGCGG GCCATCCTGCTGCTCGTCCCTGCCTCGCTCCTTGTCGGCTGGGGACACACACTTCCCCTGCTGGGCCTGGGGCTGCTGCTCTACGCCTGGG CCGCAGCCGTCGTGGTCCCCTGCCTGTCCTCCGTGGTCGCCGGCTATG GCTCGCCCCGGCAGAAGGGCACGGTCATGGGCACGCTGCGGAGTCTGGGCGCCCTGGCCAGGGCCGTGGGCCCCGTGGTGGCCGCCTCAG CGTACTGGCTGGCCGGTGCCCGCGTCTGCTACACCGTGTGCGCTGCGCTCTTCCTGCTCCCATTCTCCGTCCTGCGGACCCTGAGCCCCCCAGCGCCGACACTCAAGGCCGAGTAGCTGGGCCGCCGCTTGCGGTGGTGTGA
- the MFSD10 gene encoding major facilitator superfamily domain-containing protein 10 isoform X4 translates to MGCGAGGSCTPRPPIRPPAPETRVVAVVFLGLLLDLLAFTMLLPLLPGLLESHGRAHDPLYGSWQRGVDWFAAAIGMPAEKRYNSVLFGGLIGSVFSLLQFLSAPLTGAVSDCLGRRPGMLLSLAGVATSYAVWAASKSFAAFLASRVIGGISKGNVSLCTAIVADLGSPSARSKGMSSGWLFLWASPWAPHWAPSCPRRQCPGWPCSSPSRTCCSSGASCQRRCPRRSGAWQPARPGPGLLPLPLPVLGPGVHAQLPGAPALPVQQGRTGEDVFLHRSHHGHYPGRLRPADPPWQGDRGCEAGHPAARPCLAPCRLGTHTSPAGPGAAALRLGLAPAEGHGHGHAAESGRPGQGRGPRGGRLSVLAGRCPRLLHRVRCALPAPILRPADPEPPSADTQGRVAGPPLAVV, encoded by the exons ATGGGCTGCGGAGCCGGCGGGAGCTGCACGCCGCGCCCGCCCATCCGCCCGCCGGCACCAGAAACCCGCGTGGTCGCTGTGGTCTTCCTCGGCCTCCTGCTGGACCTCCTGGCCTTCACCATGCTGCTGCCCCTACTGCCTGGGCTGCTGGAGAGCCATGGCCGTGCCCAC GACCCCCTCTACGGCTCCTGGCAGCGCGGGGTGGACTGGTTTGCAGCAGCCATAGGAATGCCAGCAGAGAAGAGGTACAACAGCGTCCTGTTCGGAG GTCTGATCGGCTCCGTGTTCTCACTCCTGCAGTTCCTCTCGGCACCGCTCACCGGGGCCGTGTCTGACTGCCTGGGGAGGCGCCCGGGGATGCTGCTGTCCCTG GCAGGTGTGGCCACCTCGTACGCAGTGTGGGCTGCCTCGAAGAGCTTTGCGGCCTTCCTGGCCTCCAGGGTGATAGGCGGCATCAGCAAGGGGAACGTTAGCCTCTGCACCGCCATTGTTGCTGACCTGGGCTCACCATCTGCCCGCAGCAAGGGCATG TCATCGGGGTGGCTTTTTCTTTGGGCTTCACCCTGGGCCCCACACTGGGCGCCTTCTTGCCCTCGGAGACAGTGCCCTGGCTGGCCCTGCTCTTCGCCATCTCGGACCTGCTGTTCATCTGGTGCTTCTTGCCAGAGACGCTGCCCCCGGAGAAGCGG GGCTTGGCAGCCTGCGAGGCCTGGGCCTGGTCTACTGCCTCTACCTCTTCCTGTTCTCGGGCCTGGAGTTCACGCTCAGCTTCCTGGTGCACCAGCGCTTCCAGTTCAGCAG GGTAGAACAGGGGAAGATGTTTTTCTTCATCGGTCTCACCATGGCCACTATCCAGGGCGCCTACGCCCGGCGGATCCGCCCTGGCAGGGAGATCGCGGCTGTGAAGCGG GCCATCCTGCTGCTCGTCCCTGCCTCGCTCCTTGTCGGCTGGGGACACACACTTCCCCTGCTGGGCCTGGGGCTGCTGCTCTACGCCTGGG GCTCGCCCCGGCAGAAGGGCACGGTCATGGGCACGCTGCGGAGTCTGGGCGCCCTGGCCAGGGCCGTGGGCCCCGTGGTGGCCGCCTCAG CGTACTGGCTGGCCGGTGCCCGCGTCTGCTACACCGTGTGCGCTGCGCTCTTCCTGCTCCCATTCTCCGTCCTGCGGACCCTGAGCCCCCCAGCGCCGACACTCAAGGCCGAGTAGCTGGGCCGCCGCTTGCGGTGGTGTGA
- the MFSD10 gene encoding major facilitator superfamily domain-containing protein 10 isoform X1 — MGCGAGGSCTPRPPIRPPAPETRVVAVVFLGLLLDLLAFTMLLPLLPGLLESHGRAHDPLYGSWQRGVDWFAAAIGMPAEKRYNSVLFGGLIGSVFSLLQFLSAPLTGAVSDCLGRRPGMLLSLAGVATSYAVWAASKSFAAFLASRVIGGISKGNVSLCTAIVADLGSPSARSKGMAVIGVAFSLGFTLGPTLGAFLPSETVPWLALLFAISDLLFIWCFLPETLPPEKRAPSVSLGFRAAADLLSPLALLRFSAVARGPDPPTGVRLGSLRGLGLVYCLYLFLFSGLEFTLSFLVHQRFQFSRVEQGKMFFFIGLTMATIQGAYARRIRPGREIAAVKRAILLLVPASLLVGWGHTLPLLGLGLLLYAWAAAVVVPCLSSVVAGYGSPRQKGTVMGTLRSLGALARAVGPVVAASAYWLAGARVCYTVCAALFLLPFSVLRTLSPPAPTLKAE, encoded by the exons ATGGGCTGCGGAGCCGGCGGGAGCTGCACGCCGCGCCCGCCCATCCGCCCGCCGGCACCAGAAACCCGCGTGGTCGCTGTGGTCTTCCTCGGCCTCCTGCTGGACCTCCTGGCCTTCACCATGCTGCTGCCCCTACTGCCTGGGCTGCTGGAGAGCCATGGCCGTGCCCAC GACCCCCTCTACGGCTCCTGGCAGCGCGGGGTGGACTGGTTTGCAGCAGCCATAGGAATGCCAGCAGAGAAGAGGTACAACAGCGTCCTGTTCGGAG GTCTGATCGGCTCCGTGTTCTCACTCCTGCAGTTCCTCTCGGCACCGCTCACCGGGGCCGTGTCTGACTGCCTGGGGAGGCGCCCGGGGATGCTGCTGTCCCTG GCAGGTGTGGCCACCTCGTACGCAGTGTGGGCTGCCTCGAAGAGCTTTGCGGCCTTCCTGGCCTCCAGGGTGATAGGCGGCATCAGCAAGGGGAACGTTAGCCTCTGCACCGCCATTGTTGCTGACCTGGGCTCACCATCTGCCCGCAGCAAGGGCATG GCAGTCATCGGGGTGGCTTTTTCTTTGGGCTTCACCCTGGGCCCCACACTGGGCGCCTTCTTGCCCTCGGAGACAGTGCCCTGGCTGGCCCTGCTCTTCGCCATCTCGGACCTGCTGTTCATCTGGTGCTTCTTGCCAGAGACGCTGCCCCCGGAGAAGCGG GCGCCCTCCGTCTCCCTGGGGTTCCGGGCGGCCGCGGACCTGCTCAGCCCCCTGGCCCTGCTCCGCTTCTCCGCCGTGGCCCGCGGCCCGGACCCGCCCACTGGAGTCC GGCTTGGCAGCCTGCGAGGCCTGGGCCTGGTCTACTGCCTCTACCTCTTCCTGTTCTCGGGCCTGGAGTTCACGCTCAGCTTCCTGGTGCACCAGCGCTTCCAGTTCAGCAG GGTAGAACAGGGGAAGATGTTTTTCTTCATCGGTCTCACCATGGCCACTATCCAGGGCGCCTACGCCCGGCGGATCCGCCCTGGCAGGGAGATCGCGGCTGTGAAGCGG GCCATCCTGCTGCTCGTCCCTGCCTCGCTCCTTGTCGGCTGGGGACACACACTTCCCCTGCTGGGCCTGGGGCTGCTGCTCTACGCCTGGG CCGCAGCCGTCGTGGTCCCCTGCCTGTCCTCCGTGGTCGCCGGCTATG GCTCGCCCCGGCAGAAGGGCACGGTCATGGGCACGCTGCGGAGTCTGGGCGCCCTGGCCAGGGCCGTGGGCCCCGTGGTGGCCGCCTCAG CGTACTGGCTGGCCGGTGCCCGCGTCTGCTACACCGTGTGCGCTGCGCTCTTCCTGCTCCCATTCTCCGTCCTGCGGACCCTGAGCCCCCCAGCGCCGACACTCAAGGCCGAGTAG
- the MFSD10 gene encoding major facilitator superfamily domain-containing protein 10 isoform X2, with protein MGCGAGGSCTPRPPIRPPAPETRVVAVVFLGLLLDLLAFTMLLPLLPGLLESHGRAHDPLYGSWQRGVDWFAAAIGMPAEKRYNSVLFGGLIGSVFSLLQFLSAPLTGAVSDCLGRRPGMLLSLAGVATSYAVWAASKSFAAFLASRVIGGISKGNVSLCTAIVADLGSPSARSKGMAVIGVAFSLGFTLGPTLGAFLPSETVPWLALLFAISDLLFIWCFLPETLPPEKRAPSVSLGFRAAADLLSPLALLRFSAVARGPDPPTGVRLGSLRGLGLVYCLYLFLFSGLEFTLSFLVHQRFQFSRVEQGKMFFFIGLTMATIQGAYARRIRPGREIAAVKRAILLLVPASLLVGWGHTLPLLGLGLLLYAWGSPRQKGTVMGTLRSLGALARAVGPVVAASAYWLAGARVCYTVCAALFLLPFSVLRTLSPPAPTLKAE; from the exons ATGGGCTGCGGAGCCGGCGGGAGCTGCACGCCGCGCCCGCCCATCCGCCCGCCGGCACCAGAAACCCGCGTGGTCGCTGTGGTCTTCCTCGGCCTCCTGCTGGACCTCCTGGCCTTCACCATGCTGCTGCCCCTACTGCCTGGGCTGCTGGAGAGCCATGGCCGTGCCCAC GACCCCCTCTACGGCTCCTGGCAGCGCGGGGTGGACTGGTTTGCAGCAGCCATAGGAATGCCAGCAGAGAAGAGGTACAACAGCGTCCTGTTCGGAG GTCTGATCGGCTCCGTGTTCTCACTCCTGCAGTTCCTCTCGGCACCGCTCACCGGGGCCGTGTCTGACTGCCTGGGGAGGCGCCCGGGGATGCTGCTGTCCCTG GCAGGTGTGGCCACCTCGTACGCAGTGTGGGCTGCCTCGAAGAGCTTTGCGGCCTTCCTGGCCTCCAGGGTGATAGGCGGCATCAGCAAGGGGAACGTTAGCCTCTGCACCGCCATTGTTGCTGACCTGGGCTCACCATCTGCCCGCAGCAAGGGCATG GCAGTCATCGGGGTGGCTTTTTCTTTGGGCTTCACCCTGGGCCCCACACTGGGCGCCTTCTTGCCCTCGGAGACAGTGCCCTGGCTGGCCCTGCTCTTCGCCATCTCGGACCTGCTGTTCATCTGGTGCTTCTTGCCAGAGACGCTGCCCCCGGAGAAGCGG GCGCCCTCCGTCTCCCTGGGGTTCCGGGCGGCCGCGGACCTGCTCAGCCCCCTGGCCCTGCTCCGCTTCTCCGCCGTGGCCCGCGGCCCGGACCCGCCCACTGGAGTCC GGCTTGGCAGCCTGCGAGGCCTGGGCCTGGTCTACTGCCTCTACCTCTTCCTGTTCTCGGGCCTGGAGTTCACGCTCAGCTTCCTGGTGCACCAGCGCTTCCAGTTCAGCAG GGTAGAACAGGGGAAGATGTTTTTCTTCATCGGTCTCACCATGGCCACTATCCAGGGCGCCTACGCCCGGCGGATCCGCCCTGGCAGGGAGATCGCGGCTGTGAAGCGG GCCATCCTGCTGCTCGTCCCTGCCTCGCTCCTTGTCGGCTGGGGACACACACTTCCCCTGCTGGGCCTGGGGCTGCTGCTCTACGCCTGGG GCTCGCCCCGGCAGAAGGGCACGGTCATGGGCACGCTGCGGAGTCTGGGCGCCCTGGCCAGGGCCGTGGGCCCCGTGGTGGCCGCCTCAG CGTACTGGCTGGCCGGTGCCCGCGTCTGCTACACCGTGTGCGCTGCGCTCTTCCTGCTCCCATTCTCCGTCCTGCGGACCCTGAGCCCCCCAGCGCCGACACTCAAGGCCGAGTAG